In Candidatus Promineifilum breve, one genomic interval encodes:
- a CDS encoding sulfatase — MTSPDVIFIVLDTQRADRLGCYGHTRPTSPNLDRFAAEGALFERAVSPAQWTIPSHASLFTGLYPTAHGVTQSSQSLSANRPHLAEVMRRLGYETIGFCNNPLVGVLNNGFKRGFQTFYNYGGAFPSVPDSSNPWPWPVSRLAESYTQFLRRISYPIQNFVGRSDLAFRISLHAWLTPLWSKIANFKGQNERSTQDVVQFLQDREENTSDQPLFLFMNLMETHLPFWAPAEFVDRIAPYFRHSKEARAIMRTWNREAYRWAAPLAEPLDELEERVLKDMYDAEVAYQDYYLGALFETLAQRRRNRDTLTIIVADHGDGLGDHNFFGHAFVAYDELVRVPLIMHWPGKVAAETRVAAPVSTRRVFHTILDAAAPTAEQSPALDEALGDDAGHARRLSLRHTLAGRDPEQETAFSEIYPPLNFVKAIESRQPELLARYRCLSPRRAVVRPAREDAGAPLKLITVDDTPEELYNLAADPPEMDNRLAADPLVAAALALALDQMAQRAAREHEAQPAGATVELDGDELLRQRLRGLGYLE, encoded by the coding sequence ATGACTTCACCTGACGTAATTTTCATCGTCCTGGATACGCAGCGGGCCGACCGGCTGGGCTGCTACGGCCACACGCGGCCGACCAGCCCCAATCTGGATCGCTTTGCCGCCGAGGGCGCGCTGTTCGAGCGCGCCGTCTCGCCCGCGCAATGGACGATCCCCAGCCACGCCTCGCTCTTCACCGGCCTGTATCCCACGGCCCACGGCGTGACGCAGTCGTCGCAAAGCCTCAGCGCCAACCGGCCGCATCTGGCCGAGGTGATGCGCCGTCTGGGGTATGAGACCATCGGCTTCTGCAACAACCCGCTGGTGGGGGTGCTGAACAACGGCTTCAAGCGCGGCTTCCAGACCTTCTACAATTACGGCGGGGCCTTTCCCAGTGTGCCCGACAGCTCCAACCCGTGGCCCTGGCCGGTCAGCCGCCTGGCCGAGAGCTACACCCAGTTCCTGCGGCGCATCTCCTACCCCATCCAGAACTTCGTCGGCCGCTCCGACCTGGCCTTCCGCATCTCGCTCCACGCCTGGCTGACGCCGCTGTGGTCTAAGATCGCCAATTTCAAGGGGCAGAACGAGCGCTCGACGCAGGACGTCGTCCAGTTTCTACAGGATCGTGAAGAGAACACGTCCGACCAGCCGTTGTTCCTCTTTATGAACCTGATGGAAACCCATCTGCCGTTCTGGGCGCCGGCCGAATTCGTTGACCGCATCGCCCCCTATTTCCGCCACAGCAAGGAAGCGCGGGCGATCATGCGCACCTGGAACCGCGAGGCGTATCGCTGGGCCGCGCCGCTGGCCGAGCCGCTGGACGAACTGGAAGAGCGGGTGCTGAAGGATATGTACGACGCCGAGGTCGCCTATCAGGATTACTATCTGGGCGCGCTTTTTGAGACGCTGGCGCAACGCCGCCGCAACCGGGACACGCTGACCATCATCGTGGCCGATCATGGCGACGGCCTGGGCGACCACAACTTTTTCGGCCACGCCTTTGTGGCCTATGACGAGTTGGTGCGTGTGCCGCTGATCATGCATTGGCCGGGCAAGGTGGCCGCCGAGACCCGCGTCGCCGCGCCGGTCAGCACCCGCCGCGTCTTCCACACCATCCTCGACGCCGCCGCGCCCACCGCCGAACAATCGCCCGCGCTCGATGAGGCGCTGGGCGACGACGCCGGCCACGCCCGCCGCCTCAGTCTGCGCCACACCCTGGCCGGGCGCGACCCGGAACAGGAAACGGCCTTCAGCGAAATCTACCCGCCGCTCAACTTCGTCAAGGCCATCGAATCGCGCCAGCCGGAATTGCTGGCCCGCTATCGCTGCCTGTCGCCCCGGCGGGCCGTCGTCCGCCCGGCGCGCGAGGACGCGGGCGCGCCGCTCAAACTCATCACCGTCGATGACACGCCGGAGGAACTCTACAATCTGGCCGCCGACCCGCCGGAAATGGATAACCGGCTGGCCGCCGACCCTCTCGTGGCCGCGGCGTTGGCCCTGGCCCTCGACCAGATGGCCCAACGCGCCGCGCGCGAACACGAGGCGCAACCGGCCGGCGCAACCGTCGAGCTGGACGGCGACGAATTGCTGCGGCAGCGGTTGCGCGGACTGGGCTATCTGGAATAA